The following proteins come from a genomic window of Anopheles ziemanni chromosome 3, idAnoZiCoDA_A2_x.2, whole genome shotgun sequence:
- the LOC131287995 gene encoding fumarylacetoacetate hydrolase domain-containing protein 2-like → MTIVSLALRNASSSRLSSAITSAISGQGSSWINNPSKRFFSKSTPKAMRFVQYRTVAGGNKQLLGVLSEDGTKVSDISERYGGDLVSFIRSEASLEEVKTLAAKATPVAVDDVELLAPVTNPQKILCVGLNYSGHCEEQNKPIPKEPMFFSKYATTIVGPYDNVIAHKISDQIDWEVELAVIIGRKAKSVSKANAMDFVFGYTVAQDISARDWQKLRNGGQFLIGKSMDTFCPLGPAVVHKSLVKDPHQLSIKCSVNGVEKQNGSTSELIFRIDDILERVTQSITLLPGDVILTGTPAGVGMHRKPAEFLKPGDVIDSEIEGLGMIKNKVVADS, encoded by the exons ATGACGATTGTTAGTCTTGCGCTAAGAAACGCCAGCAGTTCACGACTGTCAAGCGCCATTACCAGTGCAATCAGTGGCCAGGGTTCCAGCTGGATTAACAACCCCTCAAAGAG ATTTTTCTCCAAATCAACCCCTAAAGCGATGCGTTTCGTTCAGTATCGTACGGTAGCCGGAGGCAATAAGCAGTTGCTAGGAGTGTTGTCAGAGGATGGCACGAAGGTTTCCGATATTTCCGAACGATATGGAGGTGACCTGGTAAGCTTCATACGGTCGGAAGCATCTTTGGAGGAAGTGAAGACACTTGCTGCGAAAGCGACTCCTGTTGCGGTCGATGATGTCGAGCTGTTGGCCCCGGTAACCAACCCGCAAAAGATTCTCTGCGTTGGACTCAACTACAGCGGGCATTGCGAGGAACAGAACAAACCGATTCCTAAGGAGCCGATGTTCTTCAGCAAGTACGCGACGACCATCGTTGGGCCGTACGATAATGTTATCGCACATAAAATAAGTGat CAAATCGATTGGGAAGTAGAGCTGGCGGTTATCATCGGCAGGAAGGCCAAGAGCGTCAGCAAGGCGAACGCAATGGATTTCGTCTTCGGATACACCGTCGCCCAGGACATTTCCGCCCGTGACTGGCAAAAGCTTCGCAACGGGGGCCAATTTTTGATCGGCAAGTCGATGGACACTTTCTGCCCGCTGGGACCAGCTGTGGTGCACAAATCGCTCGTAAAGGACCCGCACCAGCTGTCGATTAAGTGCAGCGTTAATGGTgtggaaaagcaaaacggaaGCACGAGTGAATTGATTTTCCGTATCGATGATATCCTCGAGCGGGTCACTCA ATCAATCACGCTTCTCCCTGGGGACGTTATCCTAACGGGCACTCCCGCCGGTGTTGGAATGCATCGTAAGCCGGCAGAATTCTTGAAGCCGGGTGACGTTATAGATAGCGAAATCGAAGGACTCGGAATGATCAAGAACAAGGTCGTAGCAGATTCCTAA
- the LOC131287997 gene encoding large ribosomal subunit protein bL35m — MFRSIATTALRQAIQSRASVCRLSAACPGVVSLPARSFTSLLRSNDVPVRFSVAGSNISFIKPLVSPYLLDCMQTIPTLQSQPSRTVIKFSMRKGKRKTVKAVVKRFKRLDWGGWIRTLSGRNKKLWRKRSNRKRRLRQHVLVNANQATLLDKMVTKYWKRPRHYIDDPYAPYHTREEFVHTRRKPLR, encoded by the exons ATGTTCCGAAGCATAGCAACTACGG CACTTCGTCAAGCAATACAAAGTCGTGCCAGTGTATGTCGTCTTTCAGCAGCCTGTCCAGGGGTCGTTTCATTGCCTGCTCGGAGTTTTACAAGCCTCCTTCGAAGCAACGATGTTCCTGTACGCTTCTCCGTTGCCGGTAGCAACATCAGCTTCATTAAACCACTGGTTTCACCATATTTGCTTGACTGTATGCAAACAATCCCTACGCTTCAGAGCCAACCCAGCCGAACAGTGATCAAGTTTTCCATGCGAAAAGGCAAGAGAAAGACGGTGAAAGCAGTCGTTAAGCGGTTCAAGCGACTTGACTGGGGAGGCTGGATCCGAACACTTTCCGGGCGCAACAAAAAGCTTTGGCGTAAACGCTCGAACCGCAAGCGCCGGCTACGGCAGCATGTACTGGTTAATGCCAACCAGGCCACCTTGCTCGATAAGATGGTGACGAAGTACTGGAAGCGCCCGAGGCATTACATTGATGATCCTTACGCACCGTATCATACCAGAGAAGAGTTTGTGCACACTAGAAGGAAACCACTGCGTTGA
- the LOC131287998 gene encoding uncharacterized protein LOC131287998, translating into MAQGKLKVKSKPPQNKKKPQKKGSAFSKRKNAPIQSKKHKFLEDHKLKQVITKTVNKKNEDDLRKVAYEGQTKLSQAQLAVQEHHRKQAQNSSASEAGSSKA; encoded by the exons ATGGCTCAAGGAAAGTTAAAGGTTAAATCGAAACCACCACAAAATAAGAAGAAACCCCAGAAAAAGGGTTCGGCATTCAGCAAACGGAAGA ATGCGCCGATCCAGTCGAAGAAACACAAATTTTTGGAAGATCATAAACTGAAACAGGTCATCACAAAGACGGTTAACAAAAAGAATGAAGATGACCTACGCAAAGTAGCGTACGAAGGACAAACCAAGCTAAGTCAAGCTCAGCTAGCGGTTCAAGAGCATCACCGAAAACAGGCACAAAATAGCTCTGCATCGGAAGCAGGATCATCGAAAGCGTAA
- the LOC131287996 gene encoding U1 small nuclear ribonucleoprotein A → MDIRPSHTIYINNLNEKIKKEELKKSLYAIFSQFGQILDIVAYKTLKMRGQAFIIFKEIASATNAMRTMQGFPFYDKPMRINYSKTDSDVIAKLKGTFQERPKRVKQPKPVQAEEKKSKKQKSAGDVGATNNSATAEQPPNQILFLTNLPEETNEMMLSMLFNQFPGFKEVRLVPNRHDIAFVEFATELQSGAAREALQGFKITPTHAMKISFAKK, encoded by the coding sequence ATGGATATTCGTCCCAGTCATACCATCTACATCAACAATCTGAACGAAAAAATCAAGAAGGAGGAGTTGAAAAAGTCTCTGTATGCCATCTTCTCGCAGTTCGGGCAGATACTGGATATTGTGGCGTACAAAACACTGAAAATGCGCGGCCAAGCGTTCATCATATTTAAAGAGATTGCTAGTGCAACGAACGCGATGCGGACGATGCAAGGCTTCCCGTTCTACGACAAACCGATGCGCATCAACTATTCCAAAACCGATAGCGACGTGATCGCTAAACTAAAGGGCACATTCCAGGAGCGCCCTAAACGGGTAAAGCAACCGAAACCGGTCCAGGCAGAGGAGAAGAAATCGAAGAAGCAAAAGAGCGCCGGCGACGTTGGGGCTACGAACAACTCGGCCACGGCTGAGCAGCCACCAAACCAGATCCTTTTCCTGACCAACCTTCCggaagaaacgaacgaaatgatgCTGTCGATGTTGTTCAATCAATTCCCCGGTTTCAAGGAGGTGCGGCTGGTACCGAATCGGCACGATATTGCCTTCGTCGAATTTGCCACCGAGCTGCAAAGTGGTGCTGCCCGGGAAGCACTCCAAGGGTTCAAGATTACCCCAACACACGCGATGAAGATATCGTTTGCGAAAAAGTAG